In Gemmatimonadota bacterium, the sequence GTCCGGGGCCGCGGGGCCCGGCGTGCGCCCTCGGGCAGGCACCGGCGGGCGGCGCGCGGGCTGGGCGTCGTGCTGGTGGCGCTGGGCGCGCTCCTGCCCCGCCCCCTGGCGGGCCAGTCCGGGCTGGAGGGCATGGCGGCCGCGGTGCAGCGCGCGGTCGCGGCCCAGGACCTGGACGCGCTCCGCGGGCGTCTCTCCACCGCCGGTGTCCTCGTGCACGTCCATGGGCAGTCGCACGCGGGGCTGGCGCCGCATCAGGCCGTCGCGGCGCTCCGCGACTTCTTCCGCGCCCACGAGGTCGGCACCTTCCGGCCCGGTCGCGTCGTCGACTCGGGCGGGGAGCCCCGACGCGGCTTCGCCGAGGTGGAGTGGGACACGGTGGTGCGCGGCACGTCGGAGGCGGTACGCTATCGTCTGTTCACCGGCTTCGCCTTCCGCGAAGATCGCTGGTGGGTGGACGAGCTGCGCGTGCTGCCCGCGAACGGCTCGTCCCGCTGACGAACCCTGGTCTCTCCGGAGAGGATCGGTAGGCACGCGATGGCGCTCCAGCTCTACGACACGCTCACCCGGTCGGTGCGGCCGTTCGAGCCCCAGGATCCCGCGCAGGTGCGCGTCTACGCCTGCGGACCCACGGTCTACGACCACGCCCACATCGGCAACTTCCGCTCGTTCGTGCTCTACGACGTGCTGCGCCGCTACCTGGAGTGGTCGGGCTTCACCGTGCGCTTCGTGATGAACCTCACGGACGTGGACGACAAGACCATCGAGGGCGCGCGCAAGCGCGGCGTCCAGCTCACGGAGTACACGGCGCCCTACGCGGACGCCATCCTGGCGGAGGCGAACGCGCTCGGGATCCGGCGTCCCGACGCCACGCCGCTGGCCACCGAGTGGGTGCCGGAGATGATCCGCTTCGTGGAGCGCCTGCAGGAGAAGGGGTTGGCCTACGGCACGGAGGACGGCTCCGTCTACTTCCGCATCGCGGGCTTCCCCGGCTACGGCAAGCTCTCCGGCATCGACCCCGACAGCGTGCGCTCGGGCGCGCGCGTGGCGGTGGACGAATACGGGAAGGACGACGCGCGCGACTTCGCGCTGTGGAAGGCGGCCAAGCCCGTGGACGTGCAGGTGGGCGCGGCCTGGGACTCCCCGTGGGGGCAGGGCCGGCCGGGGTGGCACCTGGAGTGCTCGGTCATGAGCATGGGGGAGCTGGGCGAGACCCTGGACCTGCACCTGGGTGGGGAGGACCTGGTCTTCCCCCATCACGAGGACGAGATCGCCCAGTCGGAGGGCGTGACGGGCAAGCCGTTCGTGCGGCACTGGGTGCACGTGAAGCACCTGCTGCTCGAGGACCGGAAGATGTCCAAGTCCCTCGGCAACACGCTGACCGTGCGTCAGCTCCTGGACCAGGGCGTGGATCCGGCCGCGGTGCGGCACCTGCTCATCTCCTCCCACTACCGGCACGAGCTCAACTTCAAGCGCGAGGGCGTCAACGCCTCCAGCGCCGCCGTGCGGCGGCTGGCGGACCTGGCGCTGCGCCTGGGGGAGGAGGGCCGCCCGGGCTGGGAGGCCTCGTCCACCCTGCCCGCCCTGGCGGAGCGGCTGGAGCGGGAGTTCCGGACCAGCATGGACGACGACCTGAACACGCCCAACGCCCTGGCGGCGGTCTTCAACTGGGTGCGGGACGTCAACGCCGAGCTCGACGCCCACCCCGGCACGTCGCGCGAGGAACGGGCTCCCGCGCTGGCCGCGCTGCGCTCGGTGGACCGGGTGCTGGGCCTGCTGGAGCTGGCCGACCGGGCGCGCGCGGAGGCGGGCTCGCGCGAACAGGACATC encodes:
- the cysS gene encoding cysteine--tRNA ligase is translated as MALQLYDTLTRSVRPFEPQDPAQVRVYACGPTVYDHAHIGNFRSFVLYDVLRRYLEWSGFTVRFVMNLTDVDDKTIEGARKRGVQLTEYTAPYADAILAEANALGIRRPDATPLATEWVPEMIRFVERLQEKGLAYGTEDGSVYFRIAGFPGYGKLSGIDPDSVRSGARVAVDEYGKDDARDFALWKAAKPVDVQVGAAWDSPWGQGRPGWHLECSVMSMGELGETLDLHLGGEDLVFPHHEDEIAQSEGVTGKPFVRHWVHVKHLLLEDRKMSKSLGNTLTVRQLLDQGVDPAAVRHLLISSHYRHELNFKREGVNASSAAVRRLADLALRLGEEGRPGWEASSTLPALAERLEREFRTSMDDDLNTPNALAAVFNWVRDVNAELDAHPGTSREERAPALAALRSVDRVLGLLELADRARAEAGSREQDIDALVAEREEARARRDFARADAIRDQLAAEGIVLEDTPGGTRWKVVAGGVGSG